A window of Sedimentibacter sp. MB31-C6 genomic DNA:
TACAGCCCCAAGATATATATTTGCTTTATATATGATTAAGTCTTCACTGATATTAATTTTAGCGCAACAATTAATTTTTGATATAGTAACTGCCTTCCTTGACCCAACTTTTGAAAAGGCAGATTTAGAAGAGGATTTTTTTATTATTATTTTAGTTATTACTTCATCGGAATCTAAATTGTTCTTTTCTAATCCCTCGACTACGTTTTCAATTTTATCAATTCTTCTTTTACCAGTAGAATTAATTATTTCAATGTTTGCATCGTAAGAAAACAGCACAGGTAAAGTATCTCCACTTTGCGATGCATTCGCAACGTTTCCTCCTATTGTAGCTCTATTTCTTATTTGTTGAGAACCTAAGTTATAAGCAGAATCAACTAGCGCAGGTATATATTTATTAATTAAAAGGCTATTTTCCAATTGTGTCATTGTTACACAGGACCCTATTGTTATCTCATTCTCTGTTTCATTTATTTTTTTAAATTCCTCTAATTTTGTTATATCAATTATGTTATAATCGTAAATTTCTTTTTTATTAAAGTGAATGATTAAATCAGTCCCCCCACTAATTACAAATGTATTGTTATCTTTTTGCTTTAAAGCTTCACATAATTCTTCAATTGTTTTTGGAGATACAAAGTTTTTCATATGCTACACCTCTTTTACAGTAATGTCTTTTACTGCTTTCACAATTTTGTTATATCCTGTACACCTACAAAGATTTCCTTCAATAGCTCTTTTAATTTCATCTTCTGTAGGATTAGGATTTTTTAATAAAAGAGCTTTACATGATAAAATCATACCTGGAGTACAAAAACCGCATTGGATAGCTCCATTTTCTATAAATGATTTTTGTATTACATCAAGTTCACCACTTTGTTCTAAACCCTCTATTGTTATAATTTCACATCCATCCACTTGCCCAGCAAGTATTGTGCAAGAAGTTACGGCTTCTTCATTTAGTATTATAGTGCATGCTCCACATTCTCCTTCAGAGCACCCCTCTTTTACTCCCGTCAAATTTAAATCTTCTCTCAAAAAATCTATTAATCTCTTTGTTGGATCTATATTTATTTTCACATTTTTATAGTTTACTTTTAATTTTAATTCCATGATTCCTCCAGTACACTTAATATTAATAATACGATATACCTTTTGAGTCAAAAAAAAGTCAAAATATAATTTTGACTTTTTTATTATCATTAAAAAACATTAAAAAGATGAGATTTTTTAAAATATGCCTTCAGAATCATAACAATAAAGATAATACAAATCGAAAGATTACTTTTAAATACTTTCAAGAAACTCCTCAGCTTTCGTATTTATATCATTATTATGATATTTATCACAAAATAACATCGCCCCTTTTATGTAATTTTTTGACTTTTCTTTCATACCCTTTTTATTATAAATTAATGCTAGTAAATAATAAACTTCAGCTCTTCCCCAAGCAAATATAGTTTTATTGTATGCTTTTAATGATTTTAATAAATAAAATTGTGCTTCATCATAAACTTCAATCATATACTTTGAATAACCTATTTTAGAAAAAATAACTGCAATTGCAGGAAAATCCTTATCTTCATTACAAAATTCAAAAGCTTTATTATAATATTTGATTGCTTCGATATAATCATTCTGCATTCTCTTACTTTCGCCTATATAAAAATATGATGCTGCAATATTTAATATATATTTGTCTTTATCCTGTAAAGATTGAAATATTTCAATAGCTTTAAATATATATTCTTCACCTTTTTCATAATTATGTTTGAGTATATTGTAATATCCTTTATATCTTAATACTATAGAATTCTTTCTTATATCATTTAACAGTTGAGATAATTTTTCAGCTTCCTTAATATAATCTTTCATATATAGTAAATTATTAGTATTAATAGCATATTGTATAAGTAATATGTAACCTTCATAAGAATAAATATAATGTCCTGTTTTAGAAGATAAATCAATCATTTTATTTATTGCATCCAACCCCTTAACTGGATTCCCTATATCTTTATGAAATCTTCCATATAAATGTAAATATATAATTTGCAGTAAATATATTTCATCTTTTTTCTCAAATTCTAGTTCATCATAAATATCCTTTAGTTTTACAAACTTTTCTTCTAACAATTTCTCATCAGTATAATATTCAAATACCCCTGAATATCTTTTATCTTCTAATATAGGAAATATTTCATGACTCACATCAAAAATCACCTGCATATTTATAACTTCGTATTTAAAGACCTTATATTTATTATCAGATCTGCCAAAATGATAAATAAGATTTGGATAATAAATTCTATCAATATTAGTATTATTAAGTTTTAATTCATAATACTTACCTATCATTTCATGTAATACTATACGTTTAGATTTAGATACTGTATTATATACATATTCTCTTATTTTTTGATGTGTAAACATTAACCCGCACTTTGAACTAGAACATTTCATTTCTTTTAATATATTCTT
This region includes:
- a CDS encoding (2Fe-2S)-binding protein; this encodes MELKLKVNYKNVKINIDPTKRLIDFLREDLNLTGVKEGCSEGECGACTIILNEEAVTSCTILAGQVDGCEIITIEGLEQSGELDVIQKSFIENGAIQCGFCTPGMILSCKALLLKNPNPTEDEIKRAIEGNLCRCTGYNKIVKAVKDITVKEV
- a CDS encoding FAD binding domain-containing protein, which translates into the protein MKNFVSPKTIEELCEALKQKDNNTFVISGGTDLIIHFNKKEIYDYNIIDITKLEEFKKINETENEITIGSCVTMTQLENSLLINKYIPALVDSAYNLGSQQIRNRATIGGNVANASQSGDTLPVLFSYDANIEIINSTGKRRIDKIENVVEGLEKNNLDSDEVITKIIIKKSSSKSAFSKVGSRKAVTISKINCCAKINISEDLIIYKANIYLGAVGPKPIKAKLIEEKLLYKNIKNINHEDLHEAVYMQIENAIPNRSSKHYKKIAAEGLIEDILNKLRR